A genomic segment from Triplophysa dalaica isolate WHDGS20190420 chromosome 22, ASM1584641v1, whole genome shotgun sequence encodes:
- the LOC130412146 gene encoding 5-hydroxytryptamine receptor 7, protein MFTTHGAELVVGSRHTDIAFLNGTTEFLPTEITTAVQESNESCGEQKSLDLELTKTIIIGFMLSTITAITVMGNTLVVIAVCVVKKLRQPSNYLLVSLAIADLSVAVAVMPFVIVTDLTGGVWLFGEVFCNIFIGMDVMCCTASIMTLCVISVDRYLGITRPLTYPARQNGQLMAKMIVGVWLMSASITLPPFCGWAQNINTAGVCLISQDVGYTLYSTAVAFYIPMVVMLFMYYKIFKAARKSGAKHNFTALPPIQLPCPEPTLDTVEGLCMQGLKNASGTEEFSTLSCLLNRERRSASIFRREQKAATTLGVIMGVFSFCWLPFFLFTTARPFICGLLCDCAPIWLERVLLWLGYTNSLMNPFIYAFFNRDLRSTYKDLLRCRYRNINRRLSAMGVHEALKL, encoded by the exons ATGTTCACGACACATGGAGCCGAACTGGTTGTGGGATCCAGACACACCGACATCGCATTTCTCAACGGAACAACAGAGTTTTTACCAACTGAGATCACCACAGCGGTGCAGGAAAGTAATGAGTCCTGTGGAGAGCAGAAGAGCCTGGACTTGGAATTGACTAAGACCATCATCATTGGGTTCATGCTTAGCACCATAACCGCGATCACGGTGATGGGTAACACACTGGTTGTCATCGCGGTTTGTGTCGTGAAAAAATTAAGACAACCGTCAAACTATCTACTAGTGTCTCTTGCCATAGCGGACTTGTCCGTGGCGGTGGCAGTCATGCCTTTTGTCATAGTGACTGATTTGACAGGAGGCGTCTGGTTGTTTGGGGAGGTTTTCTGCAACATCTTTATTGGGATGGATGTCATGTGCTGTACGGCCTCAATAATGACACTGTGCGTGATCAGTGTGGATAG ATACCTTGGAATCACTCGACCCTTGACTTACCCTGCGAGACAGAACGGACAGCTGATGGCCAAGATGATAGTGGGCGTCTGGTTAATGTCTGCATCCATCACTCTACCGCCGTTCTGTGGCTGGGCTCAGAACATCAACACGGCGGGAGTGTGTCTGATCAGTCAGGACGTGGGCTACACCCTCTACTCCACCGCTGTGGCCTTCTACATCCCAATGGTGGTCATGCTTTTCATGTATTACAAGATTTTCAAAGCTGCCCGCAAAAGCGGGGCCAAACACAACTTCACCGCCCTTCCCCCAATCCAGCTGCCGTGTCCCGAGCCCACGTTGGACACTGTCGAGGGACTCTGCATGCAAGGACTGAAGAACGCCTCAGGAACTGAGGAGTTCTCCACCCTGTCCTGCCTGCTGAATCGCGAACGCCGGAGCGCCTCCATTTTCAGACGCGAGCAGAAAGCCGCCACCACTCTCGGGGTGATCATGGGCGTCTTTTCGTTCTGCTGGTTGCCGTTTTTCCTCTTTACAACGGCACGACCGTTTATCTGTGGGCTACTCTGCGACTGCGCCCCCATCTGGCTGGAGCGGGTACTGCTGTGGTTGGGCTACACCAACTCGCTCATGAACCCTTTCATTTACGCCTTCTTCAACCGAGACCTGCGTTCAACTTATAAAGACCTGCTTCGCTGCCGTTATCGGAACATCAACCGTCGTCTCTCGGCTATGGGAGTGCATGAGGCTCTCAAACTCTAA